A window from Symbiopectobacterium purcellii encodes these proteins:
- a CDS encoding tetratricopeptide repeat protein → MVLAGCGSSMAIKGNKDEGLRLARLLRDQGRVEASTDVYTRLDSRNMLKGKEMLEYASVAALARSPQQTLELYSRARQALGGDTDKMSPEEALAVCLGMGRAQLALGRNTMAQKDFTCALKAQPNNTLALNGMGVVMDSAGQHTQARQMFEKALQVNPADVSAINNLALSWLASCNPDKAIPLLRSLDDGNTTGKLNLALAYLASDREEDARTALGAIAQPQRIDALIASLHQRLQQMQQDKTRGETLLASSRQRLQLSNPE, encoded by the coding sequence ATGGTGCTGGCCGGTTGTGGCAGTTCAATGGCGATCAAGGGCAACAAAGACGAAGGTCTGCGCCTGGCACGTTTGCTGCGCGATCAGGGCCGGGTGGAAGCATCTACCGATGTCTATACGCGTTTGGACAGCCGCAACATGTTGAAAGGCAAGGAGATGCTGGAATATGCCAGCGTTGCCGCACTGGCACGCTCCCCACAGCAAACGCTGGAGCTGTATAGCCGGGCTCGTCAGGCATTAGGCGGCGACACGGATAAAATGTCGCCCGAAGAAGCACTGGCCGTGTGTCTCGGCATGGGTCGCGCCCAGCTCGCACTGGGGCGTAACACCATGGCGCAGAAAGATTTTACCTGTGCCCTGAAAGCGCAGCCCAACAACACGCTGGCGCTCAATGGCATGGGCGTGGTGATGGACAGCGCAGGGCAGCACACGCAGGCGCGTCAGATGTTCGAAAAAGCCTTGCAAGTGAATCCGGCTGATGTCTCCGCCATCAACAATCTGGCGCTCTCCTGGCTTGCCAGCTGCAACCCGGACAAAGCCATTCCGTTGCTACGCTCGCTGGATGACGGCAACACCACCGGCAAACTGAATCTGGCGCTGGCCTATCTCGCCAGTGACCGGGAAGAGGACGCACGCACGGCACTCGGTGCCATCGCCCAACCGCAGCGCATTGATGCCCTGATTGCCTCACTGCACCAGCGCTTGCAACAGATGCAGCAGGATAAAACCCGTGGCGAAACGCTGCTGGCTTCCAGCCGCCAACGCCTGCAACTGAGTAACCCGGAATAA
- a CDS encoding type II secretion system F family protein — protein sequence MTLLSDPLLLLALILIITGILLGRAQHQARQYKLLENRLRGHLPEVSRETDSQDSILRGQGSALSPWLEALLRPLAPQGERLAGSERDRRNLRRMLDLAGLRRHEAVGWLVMGKFITGALIAILLVWGWLPAADRLGLTGVATGLIGFFVGTLLPEWWLRWRATSRGEKLARAVPDALDLMVVCAEAGLPIGRVLHVVSKELGLSSPEMADELHYTAAELQILSDRTLAMTHLAERTRVSEIESMVATLIQAERYGTPLSQALRTIADESRKTLILGLEEKAGKLPAQLSVPLMTLILPPIIAIMAAPALVRVVRLLSQ from the coding sequence ATGACGTTATTGAGCGACCCCTTACTGCTGCTGGCCCTGATACTGATTATCACCGGGATCCTGCTAGGCCGTGCACAACATCAGGCACGCCAGTACAAGCTGCTGGAAAACCGCCTGCGCGGGCACCTGCCTGAGGTGAGCCGAGAGACAGATTCACAAGACTCTATCCTGCGCGGTCAGGGCAGCGCGTTATCTCCCTGGCTGGAAGCGCTGCTGCGCCCGCTCGCGCCACAGGGCGAGCGACTGGCAGGTTCAGAACGCGATCGCCGCAACCTGCGCCGCATGTTGGATCTGGCGGGTTTACGCCGCCATGAAGCGGTGGGCTGGCTGGTGATGGGCAAATTTATCACCGGTGCACTGATTGCCATACTGCTGGTCTGGGGATGGCTACCCGCTGCCGATCGCCTCGGCCTGACGGGCGTCGCCACCGGCCTTATCGGCTTTTTTGTCGGCACGCTGTTGCCCGAGTGGTGGCTACGTTGGCGTGCTACCAGCCGGGGCGAAAAACTGGCGCGCGCGGTACCGGACGCGCTGGATCTGATGGTGGTATGCGCCGAAGCGGGCTTGCCTATCGGGCGTGTCCTGCACGTGGTATCGAAAGAGCTGGGACTTTCCTCACCGGAAATGGCGGATGAACTGCACTACACCGCCGCCGAGTTGCAGATCTTGTCCGATCGTACCTTAGCGATGACGCATCTGGCAGAGCGCACGCGGGTCAGCGAAATTGAAAGCATGGTCGCTACCCTGATTCAGGCGGAACGCTACGGCACCCCGCTCTCTCAGGCGCTGCGCACGATTGCCGACGAAAGTCGAAAAACACTGATTTTAGGGCTGGAAGAGAAAGCGGGAAAACTGCCCGCACAGCTCAGCGTGCCATTGATGACGCTGATCCTGCCACCGATTATCGCCATTATGGCCGCCCCCGCCTTAGTGCGCGTGGTACGCCTGTTGTCACAATGA
- a CDS encoding type II secretion system F family protein: protein MSDARLNLITLLIFCCVFALVLTIAAWQKARRQRQQREQRWQQVLKEVSPAAAEITSDSILRDEVTTPFMRVPLLGRALAILWAQLAFIGWKKNLVQRALSLGAVSLVIGMIMGQRTLLPLTMGWVFSLLLFVSTAVLLFRSTLQKHLKALRESLPEAIDAITRSCRAGVPVANTFAIVAEHLSGPLANEFKTIDHWLKLGIPLRQVIQTSATRVPMAEYRFFVVILIINQEAGGRLGETLERLSATLRDRRELQLKVQSKTSEARASAKIVAALFPCCLAYLYIKSPEDFSFLFSDPVGTSVLIYALCSVSLGMLVTHLMVKRVG from the coding sequence ATGAGTGATGCACGCCTGAATCTGATCACCCTGCTGATATTTTGCTGCGTTTTTGCGCTGGTGCTGACTATCGCCGCCTGGCAAAAAGCACGCCGGCAGCGCCAACAGCGTGAACAGCGCTGGCAACAGGTGTTAAAAGAGGTTAGCCCAGCCGCCGCCGAGATAACCTCCGACTCCATCCTGCGTGATGAAGTCACGACACCCTTTATGCGTGTGCCGCTGCTGGGGCGTGCGCTGGCGATCCTCTGGGCGCAGTTAGCGTTTATCGGCTGGAAAAAAAACCTGGTACAGCGCGCACTGTCGTTAGGCGCGGTCAGTCTGGTGATCGGCATGATCATGGGGCAGCGTACGCTGCTGCCGTTGACCATGGGATGGGTCTTTTCCCTGTTGCTGTTTGTCAGCACGGCCGTGTTGCTGTTCCGTTCCACGTTACAGAAGCACCTGAAAGCGCTGCGTGAAAGCCTGCCGGAAGCGATCGATGCCATTACCCGCAGTTGCCGTGCAGGCGTCCCGGTAGCGAATACCTTCGCCATCGTGGCAGAACACCTGAGCGGCCCACTGGCCAACGAATTCAAAACCATCGATCACTGGCTAAAACTGGGTATTCCCTTACGTCAGGTGATCCAGACCTCTGCCACACGGGTGCCGATGGCGGAATACCGCTTCTTCGTGGTGATCCTGATCATCAACCAGGAGGCCGGTGGCCGGTTGGGTGAGACGCTGGAGCGACTCTCTGCCACGCTGCGCGACAGGCGTGAACTGCAACTGAAAGTGCAGTCGAAAACCTCAGAAGCGCGCGCGTCCGCCAAGATTGTCGCCGCACTGTTCCCCTGCTGTCTCGCCTATTTGTATATAAAGTCACCGGAGGATTTCAGCTTTTTGTTCTCCGACCCGGTGGGCACTTCGGTGCTGATTTACGCCCTGTGCAGCGTTTCGCTGGGGATGTTGGTGACCCATTTGATGGTCAAGCGAGTTGGATAA
- a CDS encoding CpaF family protein has translation MLIRRSQQQKQDASKGAPQATPAATVTELKARPAADARPQTTASPAAAPSAATRQTDNRTSQRRLIRAQLYDQIDAGKAAMMGRDKLLAQIETVIRRICDEQRLQLSRQEEEAIAAEMLDEMTGIGPIQPLLADDTVNDILVNGAQQVFIERFGKLELSPITFIDEEHVFNTAQRIAAAVGRRIDEASPMVDARLPDGSRVNVITYPLAIDGTTISIRKFMRRNLSLETLAERRCMSYAMADVLNKAMQARVNVIVSGGTGAGKTTLLNALSQKIGSTDRIITIEDAAELQLQQEHVVRLETRPVSAEGTGRVDQRDLMRNALRMRPDRIILGEVRGGESFDMLQAMNTGHDGSLCTVHANTSRDAIQRLENMVMMANMQLPLMAIRRQIASAVHLIVQIERMRDGMRRVVSITEVCGMENEVIQLQDLFSFQIQGMDGQGMLTGEYLQHIQRPQFYSDKAHLFDAQ, from the coding sequence ATGTTGATTCGCAGAAGCCAGCAGCAAAAGCAGGACGCCAGCAAAGGCGCACCGCAAGCCACACCGGCGGCCACCGTCACCGAGCTGAAAGCGCGTCCGGCAGCAGACGCTCGCCCACAAACCACCGCCAGCCCAGCGGCAGCTCCCAGCGCGGCCACGCGTCAAACGGACAACCGCACCAGCCAACGCCGTCTGATCCGCGCACAGCTCTACGATCAGATCGATGCCGGTAAAGCGGCCATGATGGGCCGCGACAAGCTACTGGCACAAATTGAAACGGTGATTCGCCGCATTTGCGACGAACAGCGCCTCCAGCTTTCGCGCCAGGAAGAGGAAGCCATCGCCGCCGAAATGCTGGATGAAATGACCGGTATCGGGCCGATCCAGCCGCTGCTGGCAGACGACACCGTCAACGATATTCTGGTGAACGGCGCACAGCAGGTATTTATCGAGCGTTTCGGCAAACTGGAACTGTCACCGATCACCTTTATCGATGAAGAGCACGTGTTCAACACCGCGCAGCGCATTGCGGCAGCAGTAGGGCGGCGTATCGACGAGGCCAGCCCGATGGTGGATGCGCGCTTGCCCGACGGCAGCCGCGTTAACGTCATCACTTACCCGCTGGCAATCGACGGTACCACCATTTCGATCCGTAAATTCATGCGGCGTAACCTGTCGCTGGAAACGCTGGCAGAGCGCCGCTGCATGTCCTACGCCATGGCGGATGTGCTGAACAAAGCGATGCAGGCCCGCGTGAATGTCATCGTGTCCGGCGGTACCGGTGCCGGTAAAACCACGCTGCTCAACGCGCTGTCGCAGAAGATCGGCAGCACCGATCGCATTATCACCATCGAAGATGCCGCTGAGCTGCAATTGCAGCAGGAGCACGTGGTGCGGCTGGAAACACGCCCGGTCAGCGCCGAGGGCACCGGACGCGTCGATCAGCGCGATCTGATGCGTAACGCGCTGCGTATGCGCCCGGATCGCATCATTCTGGGTGAAGTGCGCGGCGGCGAGAGTTTCGACATGTTGCAGGCGATGAACACCGGCCACGACGGCTCGCTCTGTACCGTGCACGCCAACACCTCGCGCGATGCCATCCAACGTCTGGAAAACATGGTGATGATGGCCAACATGCAGTTGCCGCTGATGGCTATCCGCCGTCAGATCGCCAGCGCCGTGCATTTGATTGTGCAGATTGAACGTATGCGCGACGGCATGCGCCGCGTGGTGTCGATTACCGAAGTGTGTGGCATGGAAAACGAAGTGATCCAGCTTCAGGATCTGTTCAGCTTCCAGATCCAGGGCATGGATGGCCAAGGCATGCTCACCGGTGAATATCTGCAGCACATTCAGCGCCCGCAGTTCTACAGCGACAAAGCGCACCTGTTTGATGCGCAGTGA
- a CDS encoding CpaD family pilus assembly lipoprotein, giving the protein MNNHTTTRTSRTLFSLSLCACALLLAACGDSSINKMRTDRFEQPALKPIEVRPTSLAVTLAVAPNGRGFTPESLKQLNVMLKDQGRLAKQTLTLIPHSVRGEQMADRLAVVLKNAGADARNVKQLRRSTASGQTGDLEVISEALAVKTTRCEVNNPDQLMVKPFEGIGYLGCATQNNLAKMVAEPRDLIQAKALDAADGVTAVNSIERYHKGEVKELIDINFDED; this is encoded by the coding sequence ATGAATAATCACACTACCACACGCACGTCGCGCACGCTGTTCTCCCTGTCGCTCTGCGCCTGCGCGCTGTTATTGGCGGCGTGCGGCGACAGCAGCATCAATAAAATGCGTACCGACCGTTTCGAACAACCGGCACTCAAACCGATCGAGGTCCGCCCGACGTCTCTGGCGGTCACGCTGGCGGTGGCGCCCAACGGACGCGGCTTTACGCCCGAATCGCTCAAGCAGCTTAATGTCATGCTGAAAGATCAAGGGCGTCTCGCCAAACAAACCCTGACGCTGATCCCGCATTCGGTACGCGGTGAGCAGATGGCAGATCGCCTGGCGGTGGTGCTGAAAAATGCCGGGGCTGACGCGCGCAACGTGAAGCAATTACGTCGTTCGACAGCAAGTGGCCAAACCGGCGATCTGGAAGTGATTTCAGAAGCGCTGGCGGTGAAAACCACGCGCTGCGAAGTGAACAATCCCGATCAGTTGATGGTGAAACCTTTTGAAGGCATTGGCTACCTGGGCTGCGCCACACAAAACAACCTGGCGAAGATGGTGGCTGAACCACGCGATTTGATCCAGGCCAAGGCGCTGGACGCTGCTGATGGCGTCACTGCGGTGAACAGCATCGAACGCTATCACAAAGGTGAAGTGAAAGAGCTCATCGACATTAACTTTGACGAAGATTAA
- a CDS encoding type II and III secretion system protein family protein produces MTMFLLYLKSHLRETCKRLLTASLLSTALPIAVVMPTTALAAGVSEVAETNVVHLTVHQGRLLQLDGLPDSVLVADPNIASFELPSPGNLFVYAKSVGTTTLYAMDENGTVINAIRLVSEHDLKALGERIKREFPGADIQLEASIPSGVIVRGSVDTPQDAKRVIDSVQAYISASAGAQGGGGGGGGEKLPGSSESSAKVINQLKIKTPSQINIQVRVVEVSRKLTSELGFNWAASLSTGSGNINAGSGTRLGLFDSATGRFSNPTDAGFLSFGRSRLSGLLTALNQQGMATVLAEPNLTAMSGETAAFAAGGEVPIVLITNNSVSIDYKSYGVILRMTPTLLSANRISLHIAPEVSELTDVGAVDIPGGSRVPALKVRRTDTTVELASGQSFALAGMLRSANGQTVTGVQGLSSIPLLGRAFENESTSHEETELVIIATAYVVEPVNAGELQTPGQGVRTLDAVTPSFGSVGYLY; encoded by the coding sequence ATGACGATGTTTTTGCTGTATTTGAAATCGCACCTTCGGGAAACATGCAAACGATTACTCACTGCAAGTCTGCTCAGTACCGCGTTGCCCATCGCCGTCGTGATGCCCACCACCGCTCTGGCGGCTGGGGTATCAGAAGTGGCGGAAACCAATGTGGTGCACCTGACGGTTCATCAAGGACGCCTGTTGCAACTTGATGGCCTGCCGGACAGCGTACTGGTCGCAGACCCTAATATCGCCAGCTTCGAGCTGCCTTCACCGGGCAACCTGTTTGTCTATGCCAAAAGCGTCGGCACCACCACGCTCTACGCCATGGATGAAAACGGCACGGTGATCAACGCCATCCGTCTGGTGTCCGAGCACGATTTAAAAGCGCTGGGCGAGCGGATCAAACGCGAGTTTCCCGGCGCGGATATCCAGTTGGAAGCGTCTATTCCCAGCGGCGTGATTGTGCGTGGCAGCGTAGATACCCCGCAAGATGCGAAACGCGTCATCGACAGCGTGCAGGCCTACATCAGCGCATCCGCCGGTGCACAAGGTGGCGGCGGCGGTGGCGGTGGTGAAAAACTGCCGGGCAGCAGCGAATCCTCCGCCAAAGTGATTAACCAGCTCAAGATCAAAACCCCGTCACAAATCAACATTCAGGTGCGTGTGGTGGAAGTCTCACGCAAATTAACCAGCGAACTGGGCTTTAACTGGGCGGCCTCACTGAGCACCGGCAGCGGCAACATCAACGCGGGCAGCGGAACGCGATTGGGGCTGTTTGACTCGGCCACCGGGCGCTTTAGCAACCCCACCGATGCCGGTTTCTTAAGCTTTGGCCGCTCACGCTTAAGCGGCTTGTTAACCGCGTTAAACCAGCAGGGCATGGCAACCGTATTGGCAGAACCTAACCTGACCGCGATGTCCGGCGAGACGGCCGCTTTTGCCGCCGGTGGCGAAGTGCCTATCGTGCTTATCACCAACAACAGTGTCAGCATCGATTACAAATCTTACGGCGTGATCCTGCGTATGACGCCAACGCTGCTCTCTGCCAACCGCATCAGCCTGCACATTGCGCCGGAAGTGAGTGAACTGACGGACGTCGGTGCAGTAGATATCCCCGGCGGCTCGCGCGTACCGGCACTCAAAGTGCGCCGCACCGATACCACGGTAGAGCTGGCCAGCGGACAAAGCTTCGCACTGGCAGGAATGCTGCGCAGCGCCAACGGCCAAACCGTGACCGGCGTGCAGGGATTAAGCAGCATTCCTCTGTTGGGACGCGCCTTTGAAAACGAATCCACCAGCCATGAAGAAACCGAACTGGTGATCATCGCCACTGCCTATGTCGTCGAGCCGGTCAATGCCGGAGAACTGCAAACGCCAGGGCAAGGGGTAAGAACGTTGGATGCCGTTACACCGAGCTTCGGCTCCGTCGGCTACCTCTACTAA